In one Pseudomonas sp. SG20056 genomic region, the following are encoded:
- a CDS encoding LysR substrate-binding domain-containing protein: MNRWEGLDEFVAVAECGQFTAAAERLSLSSSQVSRQIARLEERLQTRLFYRSTRRVALTEAGQTFLQHCQRLQDAREEALRAVGDLGSEPKGLLRMTCAVAYGERFIVPLVTDFMVLHPQLRVDIELSNRTLDLLHEGLDLAIRLGRLQDSRLVATRLAPRQMYLCAAPAYLQRYGRPHSLSELARHNCLIGSSDLWSFQASGRDSSLRVQGNWRCNSGQAVLEAALRGIGLCQLPDYYVLEHLRSGALVSLLDNQQPPDTAVWALYPQQRHLSPKVRQLVEFLKQGLAQRSEYR, translated from the coding sequence ATGAACCGTTGGGAAGGCCTCGATGAATTTGTCGCCGTAGCCGAATGCGGCCAGTTCACCGCCGCCGCCGAGCGATTGAGCCTGTCGTCATCCCAGGTCAGCCGGCAGATCGCCCGTCTGGAAGAGCGCCTGCAAACCCGCCTGTTCTACCGCAGCACCAGGCGCGTGGCGCTGACCGAAGCCGGGCAAACTTTTCTGCAGCACTGCCAACGCCTGCAGGATGCCCGCGAGGAAGCCCTGCGCGCCGTCGGCGACCTGGGCAGCGAACCCAAGGGCCTGCTGCGCATGACCTGCGCCGTGGCCTATGGCGAGCGCTTTATCGTGCCGCTGGTCACCGACTTTATGGTGCTGCACCCGCAGTTGCGGGTGGACATCGAGCTGAGCAATCGCACCCTCGATCTGCTGCATGAAGGCCTCGACTTGGCCATCCGCCTCGGTCGCTTGCAGGACTCGCGCTTAGTGGCCACACGCCTGGCACCACGACAGATGTATCTGTGCGCCGCCCCGGCGTACCTGCAACGCTACGGGCGCCCGCATTCGCTGTCGGAACTGGCGCGGCATAACTGCCTGATCGGCAGTTCGGATCTCTGGAGTTTTCAGGCCAGCGGCCGCGATTCAAGCCTGCGGGTGCAAGGCAACTGGCGCTGCAACAGCGGCCAGGCGGTGCTGGAAGCCGCGCTGCGCGGCATTGGCCTGTGCCAACTGCCGGATTATTACGTGCTGGAGCATTTACGCAGCGGCGCACTGGTCTCATTACTGGATAACCAACAACCGCCGGACACTGCGGTGTGGGCACTGTATCCACAGCAACGTCACCTTTCGCCCAAGGTGCGGCAGCTGGTGGAGTTTCTTAAGCAAGGGTTGGCACAGCGCAG
- a CDS encoding S-(hydroxymethyl)glutathione dehydrogenase/class III alcohol dehydrogenase: protein MIKSRAAVAFAPNQPLQIVEVDVAPPKAGEVLVRIVATGVCHTDAYTLSGEDSEGVFPAILGHEGGGIVEAIGEGVTSVQVGDHVIPLYTAECRACKFCKSGKTNLCSSVRATQGKGLMPDGTSRFSYNGEPIYHYMGCSTFSEYTVLPEVSLAVIPKDAPLEKVCLLGCGVTTGIGAVLNTAKVEEGATVAIFGLGGIGLAAIIGAKMAKASRIIAIDINPAKFEVARELGATDFVNPKDFAKPIQEVIVEMTDGGVDYSFECVGNVQLMRAALECAHKGWGESVIIGVAGAGQEISTRPFQLVTGRVWRGSAFGGVKGRTELPSYVEKAQKGEIPLDTFITHNMPLDDINKAFDLMHEGKSIRTVIHF from the coding sequence ATGATCAAGTCCCGTGCTGCCGTAGCCTTTGCCCCCAATCAGCCGCTGCAAATCGTCGAAGTCGACGTGGCGCCGCCCAAGGCTGGGGAAGTGCTGGTGCGCATTGTCGCCACCGGTGTGTGCCATACCGATGCCTACACCCTGTCGGGTGAGGATTCCGAAGGGGTATTCCCGGCGATTCTCGGTCATGAAGGCGGTGGCATCGTTGAGGCGATCGGTGAGGGCGTGACCTCGGTACAGGTGGGTGACCACGTGATTCCGCTGTACACCGCCGAATGCCGCGCCTGCAAATTCTGCAAATCCGGCAAAACCAACCTGTGTAGCTCGGTACGCGCCACCCAGGGCAAGGGTCTGATGCCGGACGGCACCAGCCGCTTCAGCTACAACGGCGAGCCGATCTACCACTACATGGGCTGTTCGACCTTCTCCGAATACACCGTGTTGCCGGAAGTCTCCCTGGCAGTGATTCCCAAGGACGCGCCGCTAGAGAAGGTCTGCCTGCTTGGTTGCGGCGTGACCACTGGCATCGGTGCCGTACTCAACACCGCCAAGGTGGAAGAGGGCGCTACCGTGGCGATTTTCGGCCTCGGTGGTATTGGTTTGGCGGCGATTATCGGTGCGAAGATGGCCAAGGCCTCGCGCATCATCGCCATCGATATCAACCCGGCCAAGTTCGAGGTGGCCCGTGAGCTGGGGGCGACTGATTTCGTTAACCCCAAGGATTTCGCCAAGCCAATTCAGGAGGTCATCGTCGAGATGACCGACGGCGGCGTGGACTACTCCTTCGAGTGCGTCGGTAATGTGCAACTGATGCGCGCCGCGCTGGAGTGCGCGCACAAGGGCTGGGGTGAGTCGGTGATTATCGGCGTGGCCGGTGCCGGTCAGGAAATCAGTACTCGTCCGTTCCAGCTGGTCACCGGCCGCGTCTGGCGCGGTTCAGCGTTCGGCGGGGTCAAGGGCCGTACCGAGCTGCCGAGCTATGTGGAAAAGGCGCAGAAGGGCGAAATCCCGCTGGACACCTTTATCACCCACAACATGCCGCTGGATGACATCAACAAGGCCTTCGACCTGATGCATGAAGGCAAGAGCATCCGCACCGTTATCCACTTCTGA